In the genome of Pseudomonas sp. HS6, one region contains:
- a CDS encoding bacteriocin immunity protein, with product MKLKARLEDYTEAEFLLFITEFFEDTNGLTGDALGNYTSNLMRHFEEITEHPRKRLVLTRPINGREDSPEGVLEEIKEWRQANGKPGFKAE from the coding sequence ATGAAACTCAAAGCGCGACTGGAAGACTATACGGAAGCTGAATTTCTACTATTCATAACAGAGTTTTTTGAGGATACGAACGGTTTAACCGGAGACGCATTAGGAAATTACACGAGCAATCTAATGCGACACTTTGAAGAGATTACAGAGCACCCTCGAAAACGACTCGTGCTTACTCGCCCGATCAATGGTAGAGAGGACAGTCCAGAAGGAGTTTTAGAAGAAATCAAAGAGTGGCGCCAAGCAAACGGCAAGCCTGGGTTCAAAGCTGAATAA
- a CDS encoding energy transducer TonB codes for MRWFFALFLLAFVGAVEAAEVLLIPDNNPGPVYPRELAKAGVMGEVRVRFTANADGSVSDIGILESEHPDFSAAVTDALRQWRFRPWTVEDGKPAELEVIAPMVFRLDIDSPIHANQWLRRVRCVDLHQYAIRRPVSSWVHLPVFHYTRAYLSSVVYTAQLSDERRLGLIAKLNERARYIIDRCGKSPNSRYVNLLPEDIRELL; via the coding sequence ATGCGGTGGTTTTTTGCTCTGTTTCTACTGGCGTTCGTTGGTGCTGTAGAAGCAGCAGAGGTGTTGTTGATCCCCGACAATAATCCAGGACCTGTTTATCCTCGAGAACTTGCCAAGGCGGGGGTTATGGGTGAGGTGCGCGTCCGCTTCACCGCCAATGCAGATGGCTCGGTGAGTGACATCGGCATTCTGGAAAGTGAGCATCCTGATTTTTCCGCAGCGGTCACTGATGCCCTGCGGCAATGGCGATTCAGGCCATGGACGGTAGAGGACGGCAAGCCCGCAGAACTGGAAGTGATCGCCCCCATGGTTTTTCGACTGGATATTGATTCACCGATCCACGCAAACCAATGGCTGCGCAGAGTGCGATGTGTCGATCTCCACCAATACGCCATTCGCCGTCCGGTTTCTTCTTGGGTTCACTTGCCGGTCTTTCATTACACGCGGGCGTATTTATCCAGCGTGGTTTATACAGCTCAGCTTTCGGACGAGCGTCGACTGGGCTTGATTGCCAAACTCAATGAGCGTGCCCGTTACATTATTGATCGCTGTGGAAAAAGCCCGAATAGTCGGTATGTGAATTTGTTGCCGGAGGATATTCGCGAATTGCTTTAG
- a CDS encoding S-type pyocin domain-containing protein, whose amino-acid sequence MSNQDWRPGQPLPLGLTEVNPYKTPTSSPISEGGGYDRTGRTRNRSRTGTDLFTQLSRQDIAEINEALFISDTVQNIEASKQEIAHDHQVKLGQLPNTLQSEITSATSSMGGTHGLSPVQTLTRQQAAINHLIHKKSAERNMHQTRANAFYGGDPLIRTQQDLVEAYLRVPAAEVPHRWRDSYTSAYALNRNTEEIRQLTDRLHTLSFQIAQAYAQASAQRLAELQAEAIARAAHAKAAAEQSARDAAHRAALAEAEAELARQREVEKQAEHKRKHTAASDAANRFDTLLSELTPNQLESIDERIRWMKNKHRKLYLAHVEASKAEREFKDFYNFRRRSKRWSTIKNLQNEISTLIRQKNTITKLELPTLDGVMTSARPLVVSSDGLIAGFEGSPLTLGKALDTLGALRGAISAGPVSTFLASVFYTPTLGNGELQRSPLILTIPLSQLAQNDEHVALPGSAEANWLPARAVSSVKGEHTQLYLRSADPGQTVRVRQAKFNRSDNLYTFTTEGLFPITLTWTPKTPPGDDIPDTTELPATDSGTRIYPGARVTQIEGRLDEHPACEIDDPDDYILTFPIESGIESIYMMATRGGPRYEPGTAKGKGQEVGENWLGGARESSGAPVPAQIADQLRNQDFRNFDRFREKFWKAVASDELLSEQFGRVDLKQMRGGSAPNSDPSDNVGRRDKYEIHHKQRIADGGAVYDVENLSILTPQAHIELHKKGNQQ is encoded by the coding sequence ATGAGCAATCAAGACTGGCGCCCCGGCCAGCCATTACCTTTAGGCTTAACCGAAGTTAATCCATACAAGACACCTACCTCCTCACCAATCTCCGAAGGTGGTGGATACGACCGCACTGGCAGAACAAGAAACAGAAGCCGAACCGGCACAGACTTATTCACTCAATTATCTCGGCAAGACATTGCCGAAATCAACGAAGCTCTCTTCATTTCAGATACGGTACAAAATATCGAAGCGAGTAAACAAGAGATTGCACATGACCACCAAGTAAAGCTTGGTCAACTTCCTAACACCCTTCAATCGGAAATAACCTCAGCGACTTCGAGCATGGGCGGTACACATGGTCTTTCACCTGTACAAACACTGACTCGGCAACAGGCTGCCATCAATCATTTGATACATAAAAAGTCTGCCGAGCGGAACATGCATCAAACGCGGGCCAATGCCTTTTATGGAGGTGACCCGCTAATAAGAACTCAGCAGGACCTTGTCGAAGCCTACTTGCGAGTACCTGCAGCAGAGGTGCCGCATAGGTGGAGAGACTCATACACATCAGCTTATGCACTAAACAGAAATACAGAGGAGATCAGGCAACTCACTGACAGACTCCATACACTGTCCTTCCAAATAGCTCAGGCCTATGCACAGGCCTCAGCCCAGCGGCTTGCCGAATTACAAGCCGAGGCTATTGCCAGGGCTGCCCACGCAAAAGCAGCTGCGGAGCAATCAGCCAGGGACGCAGCACATAGAGCCGCTCTAGCAGAAGCGGAAGCTGAGCTCGCGAGACAACGAGAAGTAGAAAAACAAGCTGAGCATAAGAGAAAGCACACAGCCGCGTCTGACGCTGCGAATCGGTTTGACACGCTGCTAAGCGAGCTAACACCAAACCAACTGGAATCGATAGACGAAAGAATTCGGTGGATGAAGAACAAGCATCGAAAACTGTATCTAGCACACGTCGAAGCATCCAAAGCCGAGCGCGAATTCAAAGACTTCTACAATTTTCGAAGGCGGAGCAAACGCTGGAGCACGATAAAAAACCTACAAAACGAAATCAGCACGTTAATACGCCAGAAAAACACGATAACAAAACTCGAGCTGCCCACCCTCGACGGCGTAATGACCTCCGCTCGGCCCTTGGTAGTCAGTTCTGACGGACTAATCGCGGGGTTCGAAGGCTCGCCTCTTACGTTAGGCAAGGCGCTCGACACTCTCGGCGCCCTACGCGGCGCAATATCCGCCGGGCCAGTCAGTACGTTTCTAGCTTCAGTTTTTTATACGCCGACACTCGGCAATGGCGAACTGCAGCGCAGCCCGTTGATTCTTACGATCCCGTTATCACAACTCGCCCAGAACGATGAGCATGTAGCACTTCCTGGATCGGCCGAGGCCAACTGGCTCCCTGCCCGCGCGGTATCGTCGGTTAAGGGAGAGCACACGCAGCTCTATTTACGTTCAGCCGATCCAGGTCAAACGGTCAGAGTCAGGCAAGCAAAGTTTAATCGCTCGGACAATCTCTACACCTTCACGACCGAGGGATTGTTCCCGATCACGTTGACCTGGACGCCCAAGACGCCTCCTGGAGACGACATTCCCGACACCACTGAATTGCCCGCAACCGATTCTGGAACCAGAATTTATCCCGGAGCCCGCGTTACCCAGATTGAAGGCCGGCTAGACGAGCACCCTGCCTGTGAAATAGACGACCCTGATGACTACATCCTGACGTTTCCCATCGAGTCGGGAATCGAATCCATTTACATGATGGCCACGCGTGGCGGCCCTCGGTATGAGCCGGGGACGGCTAAAGGCAAGGGGCAAGAGGTCGGCGAAAATTGGTTGGGTGGCGCGAGAGAATCAAGTGGCGCACCAGTCCCTGCACAGATTGCGGATCAACTAAGAAATCAGGACTTCAGAAATTTTGATAGATTTCGCGAAAAATTCTGGAAGGCCGTCGCATCTGATGAGTTATTAAGCGAACAGTTTGGTAGAGTTGACTTAAAGCAAATGCGTGGAGGTTCAGCCCCTAATTCTGATCCTAGTGACAATGTCGGTAGAAGAGATAAATACGAAATTCATCATAAACAAAGAATAGCGGACGGGGGCGCTGTGTACGATGTTGAAAACCTGTCAATTCTGACTCCCCAAGCGCATATAGAATTACATAAAAAAGGCAATCAACAATGA
- the glpT gene encoding glycerol-3-phosphate transporter, with translation MFAFFRPAAHQAPLPEEKIDSTYRRLRWQIFAGIFFGYAGYYLLRKNFSLAMPYLIDEGYTRGELGLAMSAIAIAYGLSKFLMGLVSDRSNPRYFLTFGLLVSAGVMFIFGFAPWATSSVTMMFILLFINGWAQGMGWPPSGRTMVHWWSQKERGGVVSVWNVAHNVGGGLIGPLFLLGMGLFNDWHAAFYVPAAVALAVAAFAFITMRDTPQSVGLPPIEQYKNDYPEGYDASHEDEFSAKEIFVKYVLRNKMLWYIALANVFVYLLRYGVLDWAPTYLKEAKHFDVDKTSWAYFFYEWAGIPGTLLCGWMSDKIFRGNRGLTGMVFMALVTVATLVYWLNPAGNPTVDMIALFSIGFLIYGPVMLIGLQALELAPKKAAGTAAGFTGLFGYLGGSVAASAAMGYTVDHFGWDGGFVLLVGACLLSMAFLAPTLWHKQVASQSREAVA, from the coding sequence ATGTTTGCTTTCTTTCGACCTGCCGCACATCAGGCTCCATTGCCTGAAGAAAAAATAGACAGTACCTACCGACGCCTGCGTTGGCAGATCTTCGCCGGTATCTTCTTTGGTTACGCGGGTTACTACCTGCTGCGCAAAAACTTCTCCCTGGCCATGCCGTACCTGATCGACGAGGGTTACACCCGTGGCGAACTGGGTCTGGCGATGTCGGCCATCGCAATCGCCTACGGCTTGTCCAAGTTCCTCATGGGCCTGGTCTCGGACCGCTCCAACCCGCGCTACTTCCTGACCTTCGGCCTGCTGGTCTCGGCGGGGGTGATGTTCATTTTCGGTTTCGCGCCATGGGCAACGTCCAGCGTGACCATGATGTTCATCCTGCTGTTCATCAACGGCTGGGCCCAGGGCATGGGCTGGCCGCCGAGCGGACGGACCATGGTGCACTGGTGGTCCCAGAAGGAGCGTGGCGGCGTGGTGTCCGTGTGGAACGTGGCGCACAACGTCGGCGGAGGTCTGATCGGCCCGCTGTTCCTGCTCGGCATGGGCCTGTTCAATGACTGGCACGCGGCATTCTATGTGCCGGCGGCGGTAGCCCTGGCAGTGGCGGCGTTTGCCTTCATCACCATGCGCGACACCCCGCAATCGGTCGGCCTGCCGCCGATCGAGCAGTACAAGAACGATTACCCGGAAGGCTACGACGCCAGCCACGAAGACGAATTCAGCGCCAAGGAAATCTTCGTCAAGTACGTGCTGCGCAACAAAATGCTCTGGTACATCGCCCTGGCCAACGTCTTCGTCTACCTGCTGCGCTACGGCGTGCTGGACTGGGCGCCGACTTACCTCAAGGAAGCCAAGCACTTCGACGTCGACAAGACTTCGTGGGCCTACTTCTTCTACGAGTGGGCGGGTATCCCGGGCACGCTGCTGTGCGGCTGGATGTCGGACAAGATCTTCCGTGGCAACCGTGGCCTGACCGGCATGGTGTTCATGGCATTGGTGACCGTCGCAACGCTGGTTTACTGGCTGAACCCGGCCGGCAACCCGACCGTCGACATGATCGCGCTGTTCTCGATCGGTTTCCTGATCTACGGCCCGGTGATGCTGATCGGTCTGCAGGCGCTGGAGCTGGCGCCGAAGAAAGCCGCCGGCACTGCTGCGGGCTTCACCGGCCTGTTCGGCTATCTGGGTGGTTCGGTCGCGGCCAGTGCTGCGATGGGCTACACCGTGGACCACTTCGGCTGGGATGGCGGTTTCGTGCTGCTGGTGGGCGCTTGCCTGCTGTCGATGGCCTTCCTGGCACCGACCCTGTGGCACAAGCAAGTCGCCAGTCAGAGCCGCGAAGCAGTCGCCTGA
- a CDS encoding flagellar basal body-associated protein FliL: MALKVRMLMRRLLAAGVITVAVLTLIYADHPAQSGLRNATVLIIRHAEKPTEGTVLNARGEERARAYVDYFNPLQLDGQTLTPERLIAAGDSPVSSRSRLTLTPLAERLNLSVEQPYINGDAHELVKLLRKSNQARTILIAWHHGHINHLIQAFGGDSTALMGQKKWPDEVYDWLIVLRFDDKGQIIKASSRKVQEHLLPGDAVDDSRRE, from the coding sequence ATGGCTTTGAAGGTTCGCATGCTGATGCGCCGATTATTGGCGGCGGGGGTGATCACCGTTGCGGTGCTGACATTGATATACGCTGATCATCCTGCGCAATCCGGTTTGCGCAATGCCACGGTATTGATCATCCGACATGCGGAAAAGCCGACTGAGGGAACGGTACTCAATGCCCGGGGTGAAGAAAGGGCCCGCGCCTACGTCGATTATTTCAATCCGCTGCAACTGGATGGCCAGACCCTGACCCCCGAACGGCTGATTGCGGCTGGTGACAGCCCGGTGAGCTCCCGCTCGCGTCTGACCCTGACTCCGCTAGCCGAACGTCTGAATTTGTCTGTCGAACAGCCTTACATCAATGGCGATGCCCACGAACTGGTCAAGTTGCTGCGCAAAAGCAATCAGGCGCGGACGATCCTGATCGCCTGGCATCACGGCCATATCAACCACCTGATACAAGCGTTCGGCGGCGACAGCACGGCCCTGATGGGCCAGAAAAAATGGCCGGACGAAGTTTATGACTGGCTGATCGTTCTGCGCTTTGACGACAAGGGCCAGATCATCAAGGCCAGTAGCCGGAAGGTTCAGGAACATCTGTTGCCGGGCGATGCTGTGGACGACAGTCGGAGAGAGTAG
- a CDS encoding sn-glycerol-3-phosphate transporter: protein MNTPRLLAALLLIQTGQALAAVDSQEDKGFWYAQTSVYTKHYSPDPEHNNHQDLIGIERNQASGWVFGGATFRNSFRQRSNYAYAGKRFDSADYPVYVKLTGGLLQGYRGDYKDKIPLNHFGVAPVIIPSVGTHYGPLAAELVFLGANAAMVTTGVRF from the coding sequence ATGAACACACCAAGACTTTTGGCCGCATTGTTATTGATTCAGACCGGCCAGGCACTGGCCGCCGTTGATTCGCAAGAGGACAAGGGTTTCTGGTATGCACAAACCAGTGTCTATACCAAACATTACTCACCCGACCCCGAACACAATAATCATCAGGACTTGATCGGCATCGAACGCAATCAGGCTTCCGGCTGGGTATTCGGCGGGGCAACTTTCCGTAACTCGTTTCGCCAGCGCTCCAATTACGCCTATGCCGGCAAACGCTTCGACAGTGCCGATTATCCGGTGTATGTGAAACTCACGGGCGGATTGCTGCAGGGTTATCGGGGTGACTACAAGGACAAGATTCCGCTCAATCACTTCGGCGTTGCACCGGTGATCATCCCGTCGGTCGGCACCCATTATGGCCCGCTGGCCGCCGAGCTGGTCTTTCTCGGCGCCAACGCGGCCATGGTCACGACGGGCGTGCGGTTCTAG
- a CDS encoding gamma-glutamylcyclotransferase, whose translation MTAIESAFLNLAYPPRLDLGPQLTHEQLLASMQSTMARHKGGPVWLFAYGSLIWRPECSAVERVRGRVHGYHRGLYLWSHEHRGTPEMPGLVFGLDRGGSCSGFAYRLPEDNLDSALYALWKREMPFPSYRPHWLNCRLEDGSQVQALGFVLERHLPSYAGNLPDHVLSQVFESACGRYGTTRDYVEQTAHALRSHAMPDRNLEARLKRCKSKADQATASRL comes from the coding sequence ATGACAGCCATTGAATCTGCTTTTCTGAATCTGGCTTACCCTCCGCGGCTCGACCTGGGGCCGCAGCTGACTCACGAACAACTTCTCGCTTCCATGCAATCGACCATGGCACGCCACAAGGGTGGGCCGGTGTGGTTGTTCGCGTACGGTTCGCTGATCTGGCGGCCGGAATGTTCGGCAGTGGAGCGGGTGCGCGGGCGAGTGCATGGCTACCATCGCGGTTTGTACTTGTGGTCCCACGAACATCGCGGCACACCGGAAATGCCGGGGCTGGTGTTCGGTCTGGATCGCGGCGGCTCGTGCAGCGGCTTCGCCTATCGGTTGCCGGAAGACAACCTCGACAGTGCGCTGTATGCGCTGTGGAAACGCGAGATGCCGTTCCCGTCCTATCGGCCACACTGGCTCAACTGCCGTCTTGAAGATGGCAGTCAGGTACAGGCGCTGGGATTTGTATTGGAGCGACACCTGCCCAGCTATGCCGGCAATCTGCCGGATCATGTGCTGAGCCAGGTGTTCGAAAGCGCTTGCGGGCGTTACGGCACGACTCGCGATTATGTCGAGCAGACCGCTCACGCCCTGCGCAGCCACGCCATGCCAGACCGGAATCTGGAGGCGCGGCTCAAGCGCTGCAAGTCAAAAGCCGATCAGGCGACTGCTTCGCGGCTCTGA